A single window of Ischnura elegans chromosome 8, ioIscEleg1.1, whole genome shotgun sequence DNA harbors:
- the LOC124164213 gene encoding uncharacterized protein LOC124164213 isoform X1, with protein MEKLRELTYKRGQIKAKLTRFKNFLDTSAEDVDLMQLKVRYEKLEEIWQAFEAVQSEIELFQEDTSTETNERDLFEELYYELSARAQSVLLDSQREGNAGKLNSRRLTDQVKLPVINLPSFSGNYDEWMNFYDTFRSLIHENEALPSIQKFHYLRSALSGEAFQVLASLNVSAENYKIAWDLLTQRYENKRYLISRHVKALFDMTRVERESSFSLRKLLDETNKNIRALTALGQPTHSWNAIILHLVTSKLDAVTYKDWESTLFGNELPDGDALINFLQHRCQILETVDVQRGTKTPLASFNKNKRSSYAAHVSINLKCKLCSKTHQLYQCKSFLNKSVPDRLADAKRLNLCINCLKSGHHIKDCTSSSCRTCNQRHNTLLHLSRQPSSGNSDVQGEELVTKSQPLTTSSQSESSLSCLTHSQEKQKTILLSTAVVWIYDFQGEKHLFRVLLDSGSQANFISERMAQFLQLKRKRGYSSVSGISGSETKVYHIVNATLSSRIGGYNVSLDFLVLPKISRDIPYLHIDISRLQLPSDIQLADPDFHRPQRVDGLLGAEVFWELLCPGEFKAHPTITTLRNSTLGWIFGGRINSKEVINETHSYTSSFITINEQLQQFWQIEECPTMQQVHSPEQLECEEHFVNNFKRDKEGRFILKLPLKESVTQLGESRDIAIRRFLLLERRLQRDRNYRAAYIAFMDDYEKQLHMEVIPDPESKGITYYIPHHAVIKPSSSTTKLRVVFDASCPSSSGVSLNDVLMVGPLVQDDIFSILSRFRLHRYAITADIKQMYRQIKIDDDDTNLQRIIWRSTPDSPLLTYRLKTVTYGTSSAPYLATRCLRQLAYEEARKFPLASAIALKDFYVDDLITGADTFEEALEIHQQMISMFKRGGFQIRKWCTNNVTLLSRIPESLREINYHVHSDGDFTVKSLGLVWKPVQDIFCFIVRPIIRQFPFTRRSVLSDIAHLFDPLGFIGPVIIKAKIFLQRLWELKGDWDDPLPATYHAAWCQFREELPLLEKLKVPRWVDFANSRKGSMVDLHGFCDASEGGYGACVYIRTSSKTGYNVHLLCSKSKVSPLKKISIPRLELLAAKLLSKLIYHVSRACNFEGKFSLWSDSQIVLTWLSGHSYQWKTFVANRVTEINELTK; from the coding sequence atggaaaaattaagggAATTGACTTATAAACGTGGTCAGATTAAGGCTAAGCTGACCAGATTTAAGAATTTCTTAGATACCAGTGCGGAAGACGTGGATCTTATGCAATTAAAGGTACGCTACGAGAAATTGGAGGAAATTTGGCAAGCATTTGAAGCCGTACAATCAGAAATTGAACTTTTTCAAGAGGATACCTCTACTGAAACTAATGAAAGAGACTTGTTTGAGGAGTTATACTATGAATTGTCTGCTCGCGCACAGTCCGTTCTTCTTGATTCTCAACGTGAAGGAAATGCTGGCAAGTTAAATTCCCGACGGTTAACCGATCAAGTCAAATTGCCAGTCATCAATTTACCATCCTTTTCGGGAAATTACGATGAATGGATGAATTTCTATGATACTTTTCGTAGTTTAATACATGAAAACGAAGCACTCCCGagtattcaaaaatttcattatcttcGTTCAGCCTTGAGCGGAGAAGCATTTCAAGTTTTGGCATCATTGAACGTGTCAGCTGAGAACTATAAAATCGCATGGGATCTTCTGACGCAACGCTACGAAAACAAGAGGTACTTAATAAGCAGGCATGTGAAGGCTCTCTTTGACATGACAAGAGTTGAAAGGGAGTCATCATTTTCTTTACGAAAATTACTTgatgaaactaataaaaatatcagaGCTCTTACGGCTTTAGGTCAACCAACGCACAGTTGGAATGCGATCATTTTGCATTTAGTTACCAGTAAATTAGATGCAGTAACGTACAAGGATTGGGAATCCACACTTTTCGGTAATGAATTGCCTGACGGTGACGCACTGATAAATTTCTTACAGCATAGATGCCAAATTTTAGAAACGGTTGACGTCCAGCGTGGGACTAAGACACCTTTAGCATCGTTCAATAAGAACAAACGGAGCTCATATGCAGCGcatgtttcaattaatttaaaatgcaaactTTGTAGCAAGACTCACCAGTTGTATCAATGCAAATCATTTTTGAACAAATCAGTTCCAGATAGACTTGCTGATGCCAAACGattaaatttatgcattaattGTTTGAAATCAGGTCATCATATTAAGGATTGCACGTCAAGCTCATGTAGGACTTGCAATCAAAGGCACAATACGCTTCTTCACCTCTCTCGTCAACCATCATCAGGAAACAGTGATGTTCAAGGTGAAGAGTTAGTCACAAAATCTCAGCCACTGACTACATCATCTCAATCAGAATCGTCTTTATCATGCTTAACCCATTCTCAAGAGAAGCAGAAAACAATACTTTTGTCGACTGCTGTTGTTTGGATCTATGACTTTCAAGGAGAAAAACATCTTTTCAGGGTTCTACTTGATTCAGGTTCACAAGCGAACTTCATTTCGGAACGAATGGCACAATTCTTGCAATTGAAACGAAAAAGGGGTTATTCATCAGTGAGTGGTATTTCAGGTTCGGAGACAAAGGTTTATCACATAGTTAATGCAACACTGTCATCCAGAATTGGTGGATACAATGTATCTTTGGATTTCTTGGTATTACCCAAAATTTCACGAGATATTCCCTATCTTCACATAGATATATCAAGGTTGCAGCTACCATCGGACATTCAACTTGCCGATCCAGATTTTCACCGCCCCCAGAGAGTGGACGGATTGCTTGGTGCAGAAGTCTTCTGGGAATTGCTGTGTCCAGGAGAATTCAAGGCTCATCCAACCATAACAACACTTCGGAATTCAACATTGGGCTGGATATTTGGAGGAAGAATCAACAGCAAAGAGGTAATTAATGAAACCCACAGCTACACCAGTTCATTCATCACCATAAATGAACAATTACAACAGTTTTGGCAAATAGAAGAATGTCCTACAATGCAACAAGTTCATTCACCAGAGCAGTTAGAATGTGAAGAACACTTTGTCAACAATTTCAAGCGAGATAAAGAAGGGAGATTCATTCTAAAATTGCCCTTAAAGGAATCTGTTACACAGTTAGGTGAATCAAGAGACATTGCCATTAGGAGATTCCTGTTGCTGGAGCGTAGATTACAGAGGGATAGAAATTATCGTGCTGCATACATAGCATTCATGGATGACTACGAGAAACAACTTCACATGGAAGTCATACCAGATCCAGAGAGTAAGGGAATCACATACTACATTCCACATCATGCTGTCATTAAACCCAGTAGCTCAACAACCAAGCTAAGAGTGGTTTTTGATGCTTCCTGTCCATCATCATCTGGTGTATCACTAAATGATGTCCTGATGGTGGGACCTTTGGTCcaagatgatattttttccattttgagcaGATTTAGACTGCACCGTTATGCAATAACTGCAGATATTAAACAAATGTATCGCCAAATTAAGATAGATGATGATGACACAAATTTACAGCGGATTATTTGGAGGTCTACTCCAGATTCCCCATTGTTGACTTACCGGCTAAAAACCGTAACTTATGGTACATCATCTGCACCATACTTAGCCACTCGGTGCCTTCGGCAGTTAGCCTACGAGGAAGCAAGGAAGTTTCCTCTAGCATCAGCCATTGCATTGAAGGATTTTTATGTAGATGATTTAATAACCGGGGCTGACACCTTTGAAGAGGCATTGGAGATACATCAACAAATGATTAGTATGTTCAAACGTGGTGGATTTCAGATTAGAAAATGGTGCACAAATAATGTAACATTGTTATCAAGAATCCCTGAATCTCttagagaaataaattatcatgtgCATTCAGATGGTGACTTCACAGTGAAGAGCTTAGGTTTAGTTTGGAAACCAGttcaggatattttttgttttattgtaagGCCTATTATTCGACAATTTCCATTCACCCGACGCTCAGTGCTTTCAGACATAGCACACCTGTTTGATCCTTTGGGATTTATAGGACCTGTTATTATTAAGGCTAAGATATTTCTTCAAAGGCTATGGGAACTCAAAGGTGATTGGGATGATCCTCTTCCAGCAACATATCATGCTGCTTGGTGCCAATTCAGGGAAGAGCTACCATTGCTGGAGAAACTTAAGGTGCCTCGTTGGGTGGATTTTGCAAATTCAAGGAAAGGATCAATGGTTGACCTACATGGTTTCTGTGATGCTTCTGAGGGGGGATATGGAGCATGTGTATACATCAGAACTTCCTCTAAAACTGGTTATAACGTACATTTATTGTGCTCCAAGTCCAAGGTTTCCCCCTTGAAGAAGATATCAATACCACGTCTGGAATTACTGGCGGCTAAGTTATTATCCAAATTGATTTACCATGTTTCAAGGGCCtgtaattttgaaggaaaattttcactgtggTCTGATTCACAGATTGTATTAACTTGGCTGTCTGGTCATTCATATCAATGGAAAACTTTTGTTGCTAATAGGGTAACTGAAATCAATGAGCTAACAAAGTAA
- the LOC124164213 gene encoding uncharacterized protein LOC124164213 isoform X3, whose product MEKLRELTYKRGQIKAKLTRFKNFLDTSAEDVDLMQLKVRYEKLEEIWQAFEAVQSEIELFQEDTSTETNERDLFEELYYELSARAQSVLLDSQREGNAGKLNSRRLTDQVKLPVINLPSFSGNYDEWMNFYDTFRSLIHENEALPSIQKFHYLRSALSGEAFQVLASLNVSAENYKIAWDLLTQRYENKRYLISRHVKALFDMTRVERESSFSLRKLLDETNKNIRALTALGQPTHSWNAIILHLVTSKLDAVTYKDWESTLFGNELPDGDALINFLQHRCQILETVDVQRGTKTPLASFNKNKRSSYAAHVSINLKCKLCSKTHQLYQCKSFLNKSVPDRLADAKRLNLCINCLKSGHHIKDCTSSSCRTCNQRHNTLLHLSRQPSSGNSDVQGEELVTKSQPLTTSSQSESSLSCLTHSQEKQKTILLSTAVVWIYDFQGEKHLFRVLLDSGSQANFISERMAQFLQLKRKRGYSSVSGISGSETKVYHIVNATLSSRIGGYNVSLDFLVLPKISRDIPYLHIDISRLQLPSDIQLADPDFHRPQRVDGLLGAEVFWELLCPGEFKAHPTITTLRNSTLGWIFGGRINSKESPSSNSLSLNRELQNFL is encoded by the exons atggaaaaattaagggAATTGACTTATAAACGTGGTCAGATTAAGGCTAAGCTGACCAGATTTAAGAATTTCTTAGATACCAGTGCGGAAGACGTGGATCTTATGCAATTAAAGGTACGCTACGAGAAATTGGAGGAAATTTGGCAAGCATTTGAAGCCGTACAATCAGAAATTGAACTTTTTCAAGAGGATACCTCTACTGAAACTAATGAAAGAGACTTGTTTGAGGAGTTATACTATGAATTGTCTGCTCGCGCACAGTCCGTTCTTCTTGATTCTCAACGTGAAGGAAATGCTGGCAAGTTAAATTCCCGACGGTTAACCGATCAAGTCAAATTGCCAGTCATCAATTTACCATCCTTTTCGGGAAATTACGATGAATGGATGAATTTCTATGATACTTTTCGTAGTTTAATACATGAAAACGAAGCACTCCCGagtattcaaaaatttcattatcttcGTTCAGCCTTGAGCGGAGAAGCATTTCAAGTTTTGGCATCATTGAACGTGTCAGCTGAGAACTATAAAATCGCATGGGATCTTCTGACGCAACGCTACGAAAACAAGAGGTACTTAATAAGCAGGCATGTGAAGGCTCTCTTTGACATGACAAGAGTTGAAAGGGAGTCATCATTTTCTTTACGAAAATTACTTgatgaaactaataaaaatatcagaGCTCTTACGGCTTTAGGTCAACCAACGCACAGTTGGAATGCGATCATTTTGCATTTAGTTACCAGTAAATTAGATGCAGTAACGTACAAGGATTGGGAATCCACACTTTTCGGTAATGAATTGCCTGACGGTGACGCACTGATAAATTTCTTACAGCATAGATGCCAAATTTTAGAAACGGTTGACGTCCAGCGTGGGACTAAGACACCTTTAGCATCGTTCAATAAGAACAAACGGAGCTCATATGCAGCGcatgtttcaattaatttaaaatgcaaactTTGTAGCAAGACTCACCAGTTGTATCAATGCAAATCATTTTTGAACAAATCAGTTCCAGATAGACTTGCTGATGCCAAACGattaaatttatgcattaattGTTTGAAATCAGGTCATCATATTAAGGATTGCACGTCAAGCTCATGTAGGACTTGCAATCAAAGGCACAATACGCTTCTTCACCTCTCTCGTCAACCATCATCAGGAAACAGTGATGTTCAAGGTGAAGAGTTAGTCACAAAATCTCAGCCACTGACTACATCATCTCAATCAGAATCGTCTTTATCATGCTTAACCCATTCTCAAGAGAAGCAGAAAACAATACTTTTGTCGACTGCTGTTGTTTGGATCTATGACTTTCAAGGAGAAAAACATCTTTTCAGGGTTCTACTTGATTCAGGTTCACAAGCGAACTTCATTTCGGAACGAATGGCACAATTCTTGCAATTGAAACGAAAAAGGGGTTATTCATCAGTGAGTGGTATTTCAGGTTCGGAGACAAAGGTTTATCACATAGTTAATGCAACACTGTCATCCAGAATTGGTGGATACAATGTATCTTTGGATTTCTTGGTATTACCCAAAATTTCACGAGATATTCCCTATCTTCACATAGATATATCAAGGTTGCAGCTACCATCGGACATTCAACTTGCCGATCCAGATTTTCACCGCCCCCAGAGAGTGGACGGATTGCTTGGTGCAGAAGTCTTCTGGGAATTGCTGTGTCCAGGAGAATTCAAGGCTCATCCAACCATAACAACACTTCGGAATTCAACATTGGGCTGGATATTTGGAGGAAGAATCAACAGCAAAGAG tcgCCATCCTCTAATTCGCTCAGCTTGAATCGAGAGTTGCAGAATTTTCTTTGA